One Drechmeria coniospora strain ARSEF 6962 chromosome 01, whole genome shotgun sequence genomic region harbors:
- a CDS encoding pentatricopeptide repeat protein, with protein MRVSQWMYDGLRHGLCPAAHRIALRHADASAHPMLAHPIHDVHTRLRQRRRYAATPIRTGGTVDMAGAGSATATRSAAPHGAPGRRSAWEDRLLGPTSPTEATLMGSPVEDIIGALLAMRDPRGWSYHGQDIDRHGRIIQLVRHLLEVRGQPASPLLYECIMDAMIEPKGSAKGMRRLLDDISVLGMKPTEAMCRSALAVLANHPDYVLRQSILAVMQEFWFTVDTSSRQSVVLGLLRDGQYELAYARLLEKESPVEGWTYDIFIMVFGKLGFVDEMMQLLRRRKMLLPSDGAVPRLLHYALDVCSRYFHHAGTVYCWNGTVKGSPLQVPDGIVENVLATAARHGDASLATEALDMIAQRTRVLAYHYEAVAESFVKSGDMVGALRVLCIMKGNGICIGRGNTRAMHAAMRRKPKLIGDVESALRSLDIGGQAPAAVVDLVLEATAEIHGGERAMDLYGDVVHLCGEPAGARAMQALIMHSRDGETRNRLMQDYMRNVTEEDDPVRYPREYARLISACAEAGQMDLAFRFAAQAVSASASSATGEQELTWVKALVEQAVACEDGRIWDVVDKLSSIETRSTVQRVLQQSRLARRAAQRKEVGAASAKS; from the coding sequence ATGCGCGTTAGTCAATGGATGTATGATGGACTGCGGCACGGCTTGTGCCCAGCAGCCCACAGGATTGCGCTGCGACATGCCGACGCGTCCGCACACCCCATGCTCGCGCATCCTATTCACGACGTCCATACGAGGCTGAGGCAGCGTCGGCGGTATGCAGCGACGCCAATTAGAACGGGCGGGACGGTCGACATGGCCGGAGCGGGTTCTGCGACGGCAACTCGATCTGCGGCGCCTCATGGAGCGCCAGGGCGACGTTCCGCCTGGGAGGACCGTCTTCTTGGTCCGACGTCGCCAACCGAGGCGACCCTGATGGGTTCACCGGTGGAAGACATCATCGGTGCCCTCCTGGCGATGCGTGACCCTCGAGGCTGGAGCTACCATGGCCAAGACATTGACCGCCATGGACGGATCATCCAGCTCGTCCGCCATCTGCTCGAAGTCCGAGGTCAGCCTGCGAGCCCTCTCCTTTACGAATGCATCATGGACGCCATGATCGAGCCCAAGGGTTCCGCGAAGGGGATGCGCaggctcctcgacgacataTCCGTCCTGGGAATGAAGCCGACCGAGGCCATGTGCCGAAGCGCGTTGGCAGTCCTCGCCAATCACCCGGATTACGTCCTACGCCAGTCGATACTAGCCGTCATGCAAGAATTCTGGTTTACGGTCGATACTTCCTCGAGGCAGAGTGTGGtgctcggcctgctgcgcGATGGACAATACGAGCTGGCGTACGCCAGGTTGTTGGAGAAGGAAAGTCCAGTCGAAGGGTGGACGTATGATATCTTCATCATGGTCTTCGGCAAGCTAGGTTTCGTGGACGAGATGATGCAGCTTCTCCGTCGCAGGAAGATGCTGCTGCCTTCGGATGGCGCGGTCCCAAGGCTTCTACACTACGCTTTGGATGTCTGCAGCAGGTATTTCCACCACGCAGGGACCGTCTATTGCTGGAACGGCACGGTCAAGGGCTCCCCGCTGCAGGTTCCCGACGGCATTGTCGAAAACgtgctggcgacggcggcgcggcacGGCGATGCTTCTCTGGCGACGGAAGCGCTCGACATGATTGCCCAGAGGACCCGCGTTCTGGCTTACCACTACGAGGCGGTAGCCGAGTCGTTCGTCAAGAGCGGCGACATGGTAGGCGCGTTGCGCGTCCTCTGCATCATGAAGGGAAACGGCATCTGCATCGGGCGTGGGAACACGCGAGCAATGCATGCGGCAATGAGGCGCAAGCCGAAACTCATCGGCGATGTCGAGTCGGCCCTCAGGAGTCTGGACATTGGCGGCCAAGCACCGGCAGCCGTGGTCGACCTGGTGttggaggcgacggcggaaatTCATGGTGGCGAAAGGGCGATGGATCTCTACGGCGACGTTGTGCATCTGTGCGGCGAGCCGGCAGGTGCCCGAGCGATGCAGGCTCTCATCATGCACTCCCGGGACGGCGAAACGAGGAACAGGTTGATGCAAGACTACATGCGCAACGTTACCGAGGAAGACGACCCGGTGCGCTACCCACGAGAGTACGCAAGGCTTATCTCGGCCTGCGCCGAGGCCGGGCAGATGGATCTTGCGTTTCGGTTCGCGGCACAGGCGGTGTCGGCGTCTGCTTCGTCCGCTACCGGCGAGCAGGAGCTGACGTGGGTCAAGGCGCTGGTCGAACAGGCGGTTGCTTGCGAGGATGGTCGGATCTGGGACGTTGTGGACAAGCTGAGCAGTATCGAGACGAGATCAACCGTGCAGAGGGTGCTGCAGCAGTCGCGGCtggcgaggcgggcggccCAGCGGAAGGAAGTTGGCGCTGCATCGGCGAAGAGTTGA